The Streptomyces sp. NBC_00162 genome window below encodes:
- a CDS encoding rod shape-determining protein: MPQASSNKTASSRDIGMDLGTANTLIYARGHGIVLNEPSVVAVKAGTTTALAVGTEAKETIGRTPGSITAIRPLKDGVICDYEAAEEMIRHFVRKAVPGRRPRTRMVICVPSGVTPVERRAIVHASTRAGARTVHLIEEPMAAAIGAGLPVAEPRGSMVVDIGGGTSEVAVISLGGIVTSRSLRAGGDRLDSAIMDYVRKEHALLIGERTAEDIKVGIGSAWPVPGRPELETRTFTVRGREKVGGMPKTLELTAPDVRAALDEPIEAIIAAVRTTLEECPPELSGDVMEHGIVLTGGGALLPGLDLRMASATGIPVFVADNPLDCVALGSGRCVEDLDTLNSLLAPAKA; the protein is encoded by the coding sequence ATGCCGCAGGCCAGCAGCAACAAGACAGCATCCAGCCGCGACATAGGGATGGATCTGGGGACCGCGAACACCCTGATCTACGCACGGGGGCACGGAATCGTCCTCAATGAGCCGTCCGTGGTCGCCGTGAAGGCGGGCACCACCACCGCCCTGGCCGTCGGGACGGAGGCCAAGGAGACCATCGGCCGAACCCCCGGCTCCATCACCGCCATCCGCCCCCTCAAGGACGGCGTGATCTGCGACTACGAGGCCGCGGAGGAGATGATCCGGCACTTCGTGCGCAAGGCGGTCCCCGGCCGGCGGCCGCGCACCCGCATGGTGATCTGCGTCCCGTCCGGGGTCACCCCGGTCGAACGGCGCGCCATCGTCCACGCCTCCACCCGGGCCGGGGCCAGGACCGTCCACCTCATCGAGGAACCGATGGCCGCGGCCATCGGCGCCGGGCTCCCGGTGGCCGAACCGCGCGGCTCGATGGTCGTGGACATCGGCGGCGGCACCTCGGAGGTCGCCGTCATCTCGCTCGGCGGCATCGTCACCTCCCGGTCGCTGCGCGCCGGCGGAGACCGGCTGGACTCGGCGATCATGGACTACGTCCGCAAGGAGCACGCGCTGCTCATCGGCGAGCGCACCGCCGAGGACATCAAGGTCGGCATCGGATCGGCCTGGCCGGTGCCCGGCCGGCCGGAGCTGGAGACCCGCACCTTCACCGTGCGCGGCCGCGAGAAGGTCGGCGGCATGCCCAAGACGCTGGAGCTGACCGCGCCGGACGTACGGGCCGCCCTGGACGAGCCGATCGAGGCGATCATCGCCGCCGTGCGCACCACCCTGGAGGAGTGCCCGCCCGAACTCTCCGGCGACGTGATGGAACACGGCATCGTCCTGACCGGCGGCGGCGCGCTCCTGCCCGGCCTCGACCTGCGGATGGCCTCGGCGACCGGCATCCCGGTCTTCGTCGCCGACAACCCCCTGGACTGCGTGGCCCTGGGCTCGGGCCGCTGCGTCGAGGACCTGGACACCCTGAACAGCCTGCTGGCCCCGGCGAAGGCGTAG
- the folC gene encoding bifunctional tetrahydrofolate synthase/dihydrofolate synthase, with protein MSEQQPESHDRDRDGAFDESDEFDQIVAEESDRDPDLAVIEAGSRTLRAQAGPPQGDPVPARPVDPEVAKALLEVEQELAGRWGETKLEPSVTRIAALMDVLGDPQRAYPSIHVTGTNGKTSTARMIESLLNAFELRTGRYTSPHVQSVTERISLDGAPITAERFVETYHDIKPYVEMVDAAEEFRLSFFEVLTGMAYAAFADAPVDAAVVEVGMGGTWDATNVIDGSVAVVTPISLDHTDRLGTTPGEIALEKGGIIKQGATVILAQQPVDAAQALLKKAVEVDATVAREGMEFGVVTREVAVGGQQLTLRGVGGEYDGIFLPLYGAHMAHNAAVALAAVEAFFGVGTGGQEHARVLDLDTVRKAFASVTSPGRMEVVRRSPTVVLDAAHNPAGAAVTADAVTESFGFSRLIGVVAASEGKDVRGVLEAFEPICAEVVVTENSSHRSMGADELAAVAVEVFGVDRVQVEPRLDDALEAAITLAEEEAEYGGAGVLVTGSVITVGEARLLLKRG; from the coding sequence GTGAGTGAGCAGCAGCCCGAGAGCCACGACCGTGACCGCGATGGCGCCTTCGACGAATCCGACGAGTTCGACCAGATCGTGGCGGAAGAGTCCGACCGCGACCCCGACCTGGCGGTGATCGAGGCCGGCAGCCGCACCCTGCGCGCCCAGGCCGGACCGCCGCAGGGCGACCCGGTGCCCGCCCGGCCCGTCGACCCGGAGGTCGCCAAGGCGCTGCTGGAGGTGGAGCAGGAGCTGGCCGGCCGCTGGGGCGAGACCAAGCTGGAGCCGTCCGTGACGCGGATCGCCGCGCTGATGGACGTCCTGGGCGATCCGCAGCGCGCGTACCCCTCCATCCATGTCACCGGCACGAACGGCAAGACCAGCACGGCCCGCATGATCGAGTCCCTGCTGAACGCCTTCGAGCTGCGTACCGGCCGCTACACCAGCCCGCACGTCCAGTCGGTCACCGAGCGGATCAGCCTCGACGGGGCGCCGATCACCGCCGAGCGGTTCGTCGAGACGTACCACGACATCAAGCCGTACGTGGAGATGGTCGACGCCGCCGAGGAGTTCCGGCTGTCGTTCTTCGAGGTGCTGACCGGGATGGCGTACGCGGCCTTCGCGGACGCCCCGGTGGACGCGGCCGTGGTCGAGGTCGGCATGGGCGGCACCTGGGACGCGACCAACGTCATCGACGGCTCGGTCGCCGTGGTGACCCCGATCAGCCTGGACCACACCGACCGGCTGGGCACCACGCCCGGCGAGATCGCCCTGGAGAAGGGCGGCATCATCAAGCAGGGCGCCACCGTGATCCTGGCGCAGCAGCCGGTGGACGCGGCGCAGGCGCTGCTGAAGAAGGCCGTCGAGGTCGACGCGACGGTGGCCCGCGAGGGCATGGAGTTCGGCGTGGTCACGCGCGAGGTCGCGGTCGGCGGCCAGCAGCTGACGCTGCGCGGGGTCGGCGGCGAGTACGACGGCATCTTCCTGCCGCTGTACGGGGCGCACATGGCGCACAACGCGGCGGTGGCGCTGGCCGCGGTCGAGGCCTTCTTCGGGGTCGGGACCGGCGGGCAGGAGCACGCGCGCGTGCTGGACCTGGACACCGTGCGGAAGGCCTTCGCCTCGGTGACCTCGCCGGGCCGCATGGAGGTCGTGCGGCGCAGCCCGACGGTGGTGCTGGACGCGGCGCACAACCCGGCGGGGGCGGCGGTCACCGCGGACGCGGTCACCGAGTCCTTCGGCTTCAGCCGGCTGATCGGCGTCGTGGCCGCGAGCGAGGGCAAGGACGTCCGCGGGGTGCTCGAGGCCTTCGAGCCGATCTGCGCGGAGGTGGTGGTGACGGAGAACTCCAGCCACCGGTCGATGGGCGCGGACGAGCTGGCGGCCGTCGCGGTCGAGGTGTTCGGCGTGGACCGGGTGCAGGTGGAGCCGCGGCTGGACGACGCACTGGAGGCGGCGATCACCCTGGCGGAGGAAGAGGCCGAGTACGGAGGGGCCGGGGTCCTGGTGACCGGTTCCGTGATCACGGTGGGCGAGGCCCGCCTGCTGCTGAAGAGGGGCTGA
- a CDS encoding DUF4233 domain-containing protein, producing the protein MRTLCASTLIGEFFVIGFAGLVAMKNPDLTQTAVWTVCGVTMLLSVLLCGMLSRPGAVQLGWALQIGLIVSGFVVPAMFFLGAVFAGLWWCSVHYGRKIDAAKARWAAMAEASAAPGAPDAV; encoded by the coding sequence ATGCGCACGCTGTGTGCGAGCACGCTGATCGGCGAGTTCTTCGTGATCGGCTTCGCGGGCCTGGTGGCCATGAAGAACCCCGACCTGACCCAGACCGCGGTGTGGACGGTGTGCGGGGTCACGATGCTGCTCTCGGTGCTGCTGTGCGGGATGCTCTCGCGTCCCGGGGCGGTCCAGCTGGGCTGGGCCCTGCAGATCGGCCTGATCGTGAGCGGGTTCGTCGTCCCGGCGATGTTCTTCCTCGGCGCGGTGTTCGCGGGGCTGTGGTGGTGCTCGGTGCACTACGGCCGCAAGATCGACGCGGCCAAGGCCCGGTGGGCGGCCATGGCGGAGGCGTCGGCGGCCCCCGGGGCGCCTGACGCTGTGTGA
- the ndk gene encoding nucleoside-diphosphate kinase, with protein MTQRTLVLLKPDAVRRGLVGEIIGRIERKAGWTIPALELRTLDQETLEAHYGEHKGKPFYEPLMGFMASGPIVALVVEGERAIEGVRQLAGPTDPIAAAPGSIRGDFGTIVRENLIHASDSEESAERELKLFFPAL; from the coding sequence ATGACCCAGCGCACCCTCGTCCTGCTGAAGCCCGACGCCGTCCGTCGCGGTCTGGTGGGCGAGATCATCGGCCGTATCGAGCGGAAGGCCGGCTGGACCATCCCCGCGCTGGAGCTGCGCACGCTGGACCAGGAGACGCTCGAGGCGCACTACGGCGAGCACAAGGGCAAGCCGTTCTACGAGCCCCTGATGGGCTTCATGGCCAGTGGTCCGATCGTGGCCCTGGTCGTCGAAGGGGAACGCGCGATCGAGGGTGTCCGCCAGCTGGCCGGTCCCACCGACCCGATCGCCGCGGCGCCGGGCTCCATCCGGGGGGACTTCGGCACCATCGTCCGGGAGAACCTGATCCACGCCTCGGACTCCGAGGAGTCCGCGGAGCGCGAGCTGAAGCTGTTCTTCCCGGCTCTCTGA
- a CDS encoding rod shape-determining protein yields MSFIGRDMAIDLGTANTLVYVRGRGIVLNEPSVVAINTNTGGILAVGSEAKKMIGRTPGNIVAVRPLKDGVIADFEITERMLRYFILKIHKRRYLARPRVVVCVPSGITGVERRAVIEASTQAGARQVHIIEEPMAAAIGSGLPVHEATGNMVVDIGGGTTEVAVISLGGIVTAQSIRVAGDELDNAIIQHIKKEYSLLLGERTAEQIKITIGSAYDLDKDEHTEIRGRDLVSGLPKTVVISAAEVRKAIEEPVNAIVDAVKTTLDKCPPELSGDIMDRGIVLTGGGALLRGLDERLRRETGMPIHIAEDPLDSVALGSGKCVEEFEALQQVLDAQPRR; encoded by the coding sequence ATGTCGTTCATCGGCCGTGACATGGCGATCGACCTCGGGACCGCCAACACGCTGGTGTACGTGAGGGGCCGGGGGATCGTCCTGAACGAGCCGTCCGTGGTCGCCATCAACACGAACACCGGCGGCATTCTGGCGGTCGGCTCCGAGGCGAAGAAGATGATCGGGCGCACGCCCGGCAACATCGTCGCCGTAAGGCCCCTCAAGGACGGCGTCATCGCCGACTTCGAGATCACCGAGCGCATGCTCCGGTACTTCATCCTCAAGATCCACAAGCGCCGCTACCTGGCCCGCCCGCGCGTCGTGGTGTGCGTGCCCTCCGGCATCACCGGAGTGGAGCGACGCGCCGTCATCGAGGCGTCCACGCAGGCCGGCGCCCGCCAGGTGCACATCATCGAAGAGCCCATGGCCGCCGCCATCGGCTCGGGCCTGCCCGTCCACGAAGCCACCGGCAACATGGTCGTGGACATCGGCGGCGGCACCACCGAGGTCGCCGTCATCTCCCTCGGCGGAATCGTCACGGCACAGTCCATCCGGGTAGCCGGCGACGAGCTCGACAACGCGATCATCCAGCACATCAAGAAGGAGTACTCGCTCCTCCTCGGCGAGCGCACCGCCGAGCAGATCAAGATCACCATCGGGTCGGCGTACGACCTCGACAAGGACGAGCACACCGAGATCCGGGGTCGCGACCTGGTCTCCGGCCTGCCCAAGACGGTCGTCATCTCGGCCGCCGAGGTGCGCAAGGCCATCGAGGAACCCGTCAACGCCATCGTCGACGCCGTCAAGACCACCCTCGACAAGTGCCCGCCGGAGCTCTCCGGCGACATCATGGACCGCGGCATCGTCCTGACCGGCGGCGGCGCCCTGCTGCGCGGCCTCGACGAGCGGCTGCGGCGCGAGACCGGGATGCCCATCCACATCGCGGAAGACCCGCTCGACTCCGTCGCACTCGGCTCCGGCAAGTGCGTCGAGGAGTTCGAGGCCCTCCAGCAGGTCCTGGACGCCCAGCCCCGTCGCTGA